The segment TGCGGGCCCGGCTGCTTGCGCCGGGGGGGCCGGCCGCCATCGTCGGCGACGTCAACCGACTGCTTTCCGGCGACATGGGCGATTCGGGGCGCTTCATGACGTTTTTCCTGCTGGAGATCGATCCGGCGGCGGGCGTCATGCGCTCGGTGCGGGCCGGGCATGACCCGGCCCTGCTCTACGATCCGGCCACGGGCACGTTTGTCGAGGTCGGCGGTCGTGGGATCCCCCTCGGCATCGACGCCGGCTGGGCCTATGAGGAAAATGTGTTGTGCCCCCTGCCCGAGGACGCGGTGCTGGTCCTCGGCACCGACGGTATCTGGGAGGCCAGGGCCGCTTCGGGCGAGATGTACGGCAAGGCGAGGCTGCGCCAGGCCATCGCGCGCGGCGCGTCCGGGGATGCCCGGGCGGTGGTCGACGCGGTGCTTGCGGACCTGGACGCGTTTCTCGCGGGGATGCCGCGTCATGACGACGTGACCCTTGTCGTGGTCAAGACGGCGCCTGGCGCCGGCAAAAAGGAGGTGTCATGAGATACGGTCGCGCGCTTACTGTGGCGATCCTTTTGGGACTTGTCGTCAGCGGGTGCAGCAAGGAAGACCCGCAGGCGTTTTCCAAGGTCGATTACAACAAGGACGGCAAGATCATTTTCGAGGAACTCATCGTGGCGTTCCCGGACATGACCGTCGAGGAGTTTCTGGCCGCCGACGCCGACCGCAACGGCACCCTGGATGAGAAGGAATACCAGCGGCTGCGCGAGGCCCGGGCTTCCGGCAAGAAGCTCGACGCCTCCTCCGCCTCGGCCAAGCCGGCCGCACAGCCCGCCAAGCCCGCCGCCGAGCAAAAGCCGGCCGAAGCGGCCAAACCGGCTGACGCGGCCAAGCCGGCTGAGCAGCCAAAGGCCGAAACGACGCCCGCTCCGGCCGCGCCCGCGGCTGCTGCTCCGGAACCGGCCAAGCCGGCCGAGCAGCAAAAGGTCGAAGCCGCCGCTCCGGCCGCGCCCGCCCAGGCTCCGGCCCCGGCGAAAGAGTCCGCCACTCCCGCGCCAGCCGCCCCGGCCGCCGAGACCGTGACCGTGGAGGTCCAGTCGACCCCCGACATGACCTATACCGTGGGGCGCGGCGATACGCTCACGCGCATCGCCAAGAAGTTCGACGTCTCGGTCAAGGCGCTCATGGAGGCCAATGACCTCAAGAACGCGGACCACCTCGAGGCCGGGGCCACCCTGACCATTCCCTCCGCCAACGGCGGACAGGCCGCCGCCCAGCCCGTGCCGCCGGCCGTGGCCGACATCGTGACCGGCTACTTCACCAAGAGCGCCTCGGGCGACATCAACGGCCTGATCGACTATTACGCCGACAAGGTGGAGTATTATAAAAAGGGCAAGAGCGGAAAGGACATCGTGCGCCAGGACAAGGCGGCCTACTTCGCCCGCTGGCCCGAACGGACCTACGAGCCGGGCAAGGCCTCGGTGCGAAAGCTGAAAAACGGCGACCTGCGCGTGACCGTGCCCTCGGGATTCGCCGTCAAAAAGGGCGACAAGAGCGTGCGGGGCAAGGCGGTGTTTACCTTCCTGCTGCATCCCTCCGGCGACACCTACCGGATCGTGGGCGAGCAAAGCCGGGTGACGGAGAAGAAGTAGCCCGGCGTCGCCAAAGCCAGGTTTATAAGCCGGGAGGGGATTCCCTCCCGGCTTTTTTGTTTGGCCAGGAGACGGCAATATTTTCCAGGCATCCCTTTTGCATGAACCAGGGCGGCTCAAGGAGGACGCCATGGACATCAGCACCAGCTACGACAGCCTGACCAGGCTGTTACAGATCAATTCGAGCACGGGCAGCGGCGCGACGATCGATTCCGGCTCCGCCTCCTCCACCACCACGACCTGCGACAGCGGTGCGTCGGATACCGACACCGCCACATGGTCGGCCGTTGCCAAGGCGCTTTCCGGAAGCGAATCCGACTACATGAGCCCCATCCTCAAGCTCAAGTCGCAGAATAAGGCGCTCCAGCAGCAGCTCACCAACACCCTGGCCGCCAAGTTTACGGAACTGGGCGTGGATACCAGCCAGACCATCACCCTGTCCCGAGACGCCAACGGCAAGGTGGTCGTCACCAACGACCACCCGGACAAGGAAGCCATCGAAAAACTGTTCGCCGATACGGACGTGCTGACCAAGGCCTTCGGCACCCTGGCCTCCAACACCACCACGCTCAACTCCATGTCCGCGAGCCAGGCCAATTCGATGCTGCGCACCAACGGCTACGCCGCCTATCTGAACCAGCTGACCAGCAGCGGCGACTCCTCGGACTTCTACATGAGCATGCTCGGCAATTCCTCCACCATCCATTCCAAGTAGAATCATTTTGAAAAAGCGACCGGGGGGAAACTTTTCTGTAGAAAAGTTTCCCCCCGGACCCCCTTTCAAAAGACTTTCATAATGAAAATGGACGTCTCTTTATGACGTTCATCACCGTTAAAAAGTTTAGGAAGGGGAGAGCGCGAGAGGGGAGAACCCTTTGCAAAAGGGTTTCCCCTCTCGCACACTCTTTCTTCATAAATCTTCGTTAGCTATCTCCCTGCTTCGTCGATCATCCAGACCAGTTCGCCATCCTGTGGGCGCGCGAGGGAGGCCGGGACGGCCGGGTCGGGCGTGTCGGTCAGGGCTTGCCGAAGCGCTTGTTCCTTGCCCTTGGCCGTGACCAGAAAGAGCACGCGTCTGGCGGCGTTTATAAGGGGGAAGGTGAAGGTCAGCCGGGGCACCTGGGGCTGGACGGTGCTCGGGGACGGCGCGTCGGCGACCAGTTTGTCCTGGACCGCGACAATGGGGCCGCCCGGGAAGATGGAGGCCGTGTGCCCATCCGGGCCCATGCCGAGCAGGATCAGGTCGAAGCGCGGGATCGCCCCGAGGCCGGCTCCAAACGCCTGACGGATTTCCTCCTCATAGGTCGCGGCCGCGGCGGCGGGCGGCGTGATCTCCACGGGCATGGGACGGATGTTGCCGACCGGAATGGGGGAGGGGGTGAAAAGGATGGGGGAAATCGCCCCGAAGTTGCTGCGCGGATCGCCCACGGGCACGAGGCGCTCGTCGCCGAAGAAAAAGAGCGTGTCCTGCGGCGGCGCGCCAAAGCCCCGGCGGGCCATGGCGGCGTAGAGCGGCAGCGGGGTCGAGCCGCCGGACAGGGCCAGGGCGAACCGGCCCCGGGCCGCCACCGACTCCCGCGCCGCCTCGGCCACATAGGCCAGGGCCGCTTCGGTCATGGCGGCCGGGCTCGGGAAGGCTTTCGCCCGGGCGCTCATGACGTCAGCCCATGGGCTTTGAGGAATTTTCCGGCCTCCTGCGGTCCCCAGGAACCGGCCTTGTAGAGGAACAGCCGGTC is part of the Solidesulfovibrio fructosivorans JJ] genome and harbors:
- a CDS encoding LysM peptidoglycan-binding domain-containing protein; this translates as MRYGRALTVAILLGLVVSGCSKEDPQAFSKVDYNKDGKIIFEELIVAFPDMTVEEFLAADADRNGTLDEKEYQRLREARASGKKLDASSASAKPAAQPAKPAAEQKPAEAAKPADAAKPAEQPKAETTPAPAAPAAAAPEPAKPAEQQKVEAAAPAAPAQAPAPAKESATPAPAAPAAETVTVEVQSTPDMTYTVGRGDTLTRIAKKFDVSVKALMEANDLKNADHLEAGATLTIPSANGGQAAAQPVPPAVADIVTGYFTKSASGDINGLIDYYADKVEYYKKGKSGKDIVRQDKAAYFARWPERTYEPGKASVRKLKNGDLRVTVPSGFAVKKGDKSVRGKAVFTFLLHPSGDTYRIVGEQSRVTEKK
- the pgl gene encoding 6-phosphogluconolactonase → MSARAKAFPSPAAMTEAALAYVAEAARESVAARGRFALALSGGSTPLPLYAAMARRGFGAPPQDTLFFFGDERLVPVGDPRSNFGAISPILFTPSPIPVGNIRPMPVEITPPAAAAATYEEEIRQAFGAGLGAIPRFDLILLGMGPDGHTASIFPGGPIVAVQDKLVADAPSPSTVQPQVPRLTFTFPLINAARRVLFLVTAKGKEQALRQALTDTPDPAVPASLARPQDGELVWMIDEAGR